The following proteins come from a genomic window of Bactrocera tryoni isolate S06 chromosome 1, CSIRO_BtryS06_freeze2, whole genome shotgun sequence:
- the LOC120782825 gene encoding vacuolar protein-sorting-associated protein 36-like: MQFTYNLLLLFLLLFCISSVDAANAIKCRQQETVMRAKRQTVDLSLQQQYQQRQRNSHEQLSPQTSSVVKPVVKFFVATPGQQVQQLQANSGAQQRIAFTSQQQQQQHLQQFRPQQQQQQTSLVPSSSLTQLANGQQYLQSNSYMQRRPQQQQVDYITNFPRISQQAQQQQQQFQTQPPQQFQQSQQQPLQFYKPQITTKNRIQYNNFNQQPTSSSYPPQTPTQRQQESTPTPNQGNDAVGPVLTPLLPSYSDEDDTPLNYTRPCEMCCTPGQTPCQNCCDTNPLLSVAVLKSSAG; encoded by the exons atgcaattcacttacaatttgttattgttgtttttgctgttattcTGCATTTCAAGTGTTGATGCGGCGAATGCGATTAAGTGCCGGCAGCAAGAAACGGTTATGCGAGCAAAGCGCCAAACAGTCGActtgtcgctacaacaacaataccagcAACGGCAAAG GAATTCGCATGAACAGCTTTCGCCTCAAACATCCTCGGTCGTCAAGCCTGTGGTGAAATTTTTTGTGGCAACGCCAGGGCAGCAAGTGCAACAACTACAAGCCAATAGTGGCGCTCAACAACGCATTGCTTTCACttcgcagcagcagcagcaacaacatttgcaacaatttcgtccgcaacaacaacaacaacaaacatcttTAGTCCCATCGTCATCGCTGACACAATTAGCAAATGGTCAGCAATATTTGCAAAGTAACAGTTATATGCAGCGacgaccacaacaacaacaagtcgaCTATATCACAAATTTTCCACGGATAAGTCAACaagcacagcagcaacaacaacaatttcaaacACAGCCACCGCAGCAGTTCCAACAATCCCAACAACAACCGTTACAATTTTATAAgccacaaataacaacaaaaaatcgaattcaATACAACAACTTTAACCAACAACCTACATCATCATCATATCCGCCACAAACTCCGACACAGCGACAACAGGAGAGCACACCCACACCCAACCAAGGCAATGACGCAGTTGGTCCAGTTCTCACCCCATTGCTCCCCTCATATTCGGA TGAAGATGACACCCCGTTAAATTACACGCGACCGTGTGAGATGTGTTGTACCCCTGGCCAAACGCCATGCCAAAATTGTTGCGATACTAACCCACTTTTAAGTGTGGCTGTTTTGAAGTCATCAGCGGGTTAA